Below is a genomic region from Triticum dicoccoides isolate Atlit2015 ecotype Zavitan unplaced genomic scaffold, WEW_v2.0 scaffold57786, whole genome shotgun sequence.
AACATACCCAATTTCCCTCCTGGTAGAGGCCCAGAAGCATTTGATGGGAAAGTGATCCACTCCATGGACTACTCCAAAATGGGTAGTGAGAAAGCTAAGGAGATGATCAAGGACAAGTGTGTGACTGTCGTTGGCTATGGAAATTCAGCCCTTGACATTGCTAATGAATGCGCAAAAGTAAACGGTAAAAATATTCAATCCTCAATTAAACATACCTTGTTTCTCCTTGTTAGTGAAACTGAAACATTATTATGTCCATTTTGTTAAAGCATTCCAATGTATACATTTAGTAGCATTGCCTATCATGATTATATTGTCTTCGTCTTTATAGTTTCCTAGATAAAAATGAAACATTGCGATTATATTTTTATTACTTTCTATAATTTTTCTTTAGGTATGGAGAAACCATGCACAATGGTAGTCCGAACCAAGCAATGGATCATACCGAACTTCTATGCTTGGGGTATTAACATATCAAATTTCTATCTAACTCGTTTTGCTGAACTCCTTATTCACAAGCCCGGTGAAGGTTTCCTCCTTAGCATATTAGCTACCGTCTTGACTCCATTGGTACTACAACATGTTTCCATTTTATTGAATATTAATATTACCGGAAGTGTAAATGGTTTTGTTTTAGACTAATTTCAGACATCTGTATTGTTCTTTTGTGTGTGTGAGAAGAGGTTGATGATTTCAAAGTTTGCTGAGAGCTACTACTCCATTCCAATGAAGAAGCATGACATGGTGCCTGACCACAGCTTTTTTGAGGGGATGGTGGGATGTATGCTTTCCACTACACCCAAGGATCATTACAAGAATCTAGAGGAAGGCATCATCGTTATTAGAAAGTCGAAGACCTTTGGCTTTTGCAAAGAAGGTGTGCTCGTTGAAGGTGAATCTACGTTGGTAAAGAGTGACATAGTTATCTTCGGAACAGGATTCAATGGTGATCAAAACATCAAGGACATGTTCATGTCAAAGTACTTTCATACTATCATCGTTGGTTCAACATCCACAACTGCACAACTTTATAGGTCATCACTTTACTAGACATATTTTTTACGTACTTCAAGTCTTTATTGAAAAATTTATTTAATTATTGTTTCACAGGGAGTGCATACATCCTAAGATTCCACAACTTGCGGTCCTCGGATATTCTGACAACTATGCGAATGTCTACACTTCAGAACTACGGTCTAAGTGGCTAGCATATTTCATGGATGGTGGATTTAGATTACCAAGTGTTGAAGCAATGCAGAGGGATGTACTTGAATGCGAGAAGGTAATGAAGCATTACTCCCGTGACGAATCACGTACACCGTGCACTGGACTTCTTCCTACTTGGTACAATGATAGATTATGTGAAGACATGGGATGCAACCCGAGAAGGAAGAATGGATTTTTTGCCGAATTATTTGAGGCCTATGGTCCCGATGATTATAGCGATCTTCACCCTAAGTAAGAGTACAAATTTAGCGATTATTTTTTGTATGGGGCTTAATTACTAGTCACTG
It encodes:
- the LOC119347080 gene encoding probable flavin-containing monooxygenase 1, with amino-acid sequence MVDFVILCTGRFSNYPNIPNFPPGRGPEAFDGKVIHSMDYSKMGSEKAKEMIKDKCVTVVGYGNSALDIANECAKVNGMEKPCTMVVRTKQWIIPNFYAWGINISNFYLTRFAELLIHKPGEGFLLSILATVLTPLRLMISKFAESYYSIPMKKHDMVPDHSFFEGMVGCMLSTTPKDHYKNLEEGIIVIRKSKTFGFCKEGVLVEGESTLVKSDIVIFGTGFNGDQNIKDMFMSKECIHPKIPQLAVLGYSDNYANVYTSELRSKWLAYFMDGGFRLPSVEAMQRDVLECEKVMKHYSRDESRTPCTGLLPTWYNDRLCEDMGCNPRRKNGFFAELFEAYGPDDYSDLHPK